In one Sporomusa sphaeroides DSM 2875 genomic region, the following are encoded:
- a CDS encoding SDR family oxidoreductase, whose amino-acid sequence MYPKYSYLGMEEQCEAVPVTFPPQHQNRQPGMEYLLHPRPISENPNSLGSGKLQGKVAIITGGDSGIGRAAAYAFAKEGASIAIAYLDEHRDAEETKGRIHEIGQDCILLPGDLRNERQSYIVVEETMETFGRLDILVNNHGVQFPQMSILDISAEQLDATFRTNIFAFFYMIKAALPHMCPYASIINTTSVTAYQGEKYLIDYSATKGAIVSLTRSLSLSLTPRHIRVNAVAPGPIWTPLNPSSFPAEYIKTFGANTPMKRAGQPFEVAPAYVYLASDDSRYVSGQVLHVNGGTITES is encoded by the coding sequence ATGTATCCTAAGTATTCATACTTAGGGATGGAAGAACAATGCGAAGCTGTCCCCGTTACCTTTCCTCCCCAGCATCAAAACCGTCAACCCGGTATGGAGTATCTTTTGCACCCCAGACCTATCTCAGAAAATCCAAACTCCTTGGGTAGTGGCAAACTGCAGGGAAAAGTAGCAATTATTACCGGGGGCGACAGCGGCATCGGCCGGGCAGCTGCCTATGCCTTTGCGAAAGAAGGCGCCAGTATTGCGATCGCCTATCTTGATGAGCACCGGGACGCTGAAGAGACAAAAGGACGAATACACGAAATCGGTCAAGATTGTATCCTTTTGCCGGGAGATCTGCGAAACGAGCGTCAGTCCTATATTGTTGTGGAAGAAACAATGGAGACTTTTGGGCGGTTAGATATATTAGTAAATAATCATGGTGTTCAATTTCCCCAGATGAGCATTCTTGATATTTCTGCCGAACAGTTGGATGCTACCTTTAGAACTAATATTTTTGCGTTCTTTTATATGATTAAGGCGGCGCTGCCTCATATGTGCCCCTATGCTTCGATTATAAATACTACCTCTGTGACGGCATATCAAGGAGAAAAATATCTAATTGACTATTCTGCAACTAAAGGGGCAATTGTCAGTCTTACACGATCGTTGTCTTTATCTTTAACACCAAGGCATATCCGTGTTAATGCAGTAGCCCCGGGGCCGATTTGGACCCCGTTAAATCCGTCAAGTTTTCCCGCCGAGTATATTAAAACCTTTGGCGCTAATACCCCCATGAAACGCGCCGGGCAACCGTTTGAGGTCGCTCCGGCATATGTATATTTAGCAAGTGACGACTCTCGCTATGTATCTGGTCAAGTTCTTCATGTAAATGGTGGTACAATAACAGAAAGCTAG